In Zunongwangia profunda SM-A87, the following proteins share a genomic window:
- a CDS encoding DUF2795 domain-containing protein — translation MYWTLELASYLSDAPWPATKDELIDYAIRTGAPLEVVENLQAIEDEGDSYDSIEEIWPDYPTDDDYLWNEDEY, via the coding sequence ATGTACTGGACTTTAGAATTAGCATCTTATTTAAGTGATGCACCATGGCCGGCCACCAAAGATGAGTTAATTGATTACGCCATTAGAACCGGAGCACCACTAGAGGTAGTTGAAAACCTACAGGCCATTGAAGATGAAGGTGACTCTTATGATTCTATCGAAGAAATATGGCCCGATTATCCAACAGATGATGATTATCTGTGGAATGAAGATGAATATTAA
- a CDS encoding cob(I)yrinic acid a,c-diamide adenosyltransferase, with protein MKIYTKTGDKGTTALFGGTRVPKHHIRIESYGTVDELNAHIGLIRDQKIDDTTAKVLLEIQHKLFTIGAILATDPEKATLKNGKSRLNIPRISEEDIHLLETEMDRMNEELPEMTHFILPGGHQSVSFCHIARCVCRRAERLSTALYNQEAFDEEVLKYLNRLSDYLFVLARLLTKQLQAEEIKWIPENS; from the coding sequence ATGAAAATTTATACAAAAACAGGAGATAAAGGCACTACTGCTTTATTTGGTGGTACCCGCGTCCCTAAACATCATATACGTATTGAAAGCTACGGAACCGTAGATGAACTTAACGCTCATATTGGGCTTATTAGGGATCAGAAAATCGACGACACTACGGCTAAAGTTCTACTTGAAATTCAACATAAACTGTTTACTATTGGCGCTATACTGGCCACCGATCCAGAAAAGGCAACACTAAAAAATGGTAAATCCAGGCTAAACATTCCGCGTATCTCTGAAGAGGATATCCATTTACTGGAAACTGAAATGGATAGAATGAATGAAGAACTGCCTGAAATGACTCATTTCATATTACCGGGAGGGCATCAAAGCGTGTCATTCTGTCACATAGCCAGATGTGTATGCAGGCGTGCAGAGCGCTTAAGCACAGCCTTATATAATCAGGAAGCATTTGATGAAGAGGTTTTAAAATACTTAAACCGACTCTCTGACTACCTCTTTGTACTGGCACGACTATTGACTAAACAACTGCAAGCTGAAGAAATTAAATGGATTCCTGAAAATTCATAA
- a CDS encoding ABC transporter ATP-binding protein, which translates to MSKKVIEIRNIIRNFPLGQEIVKVLKGIDLDIDRGEYVAFMGPSGSGKSTLMNLLGCLDTPTGGSYILNGKDVSKMTDSELAEVRNKEIGFVFQTFNLLPRTTALDNVALPMIYAGASKADRKKRAEEVLTNVGLGDRMDHKPNQLSGGQRQRVAVGRALVNKPSIILADEPTGNLDSKTSVEIMNLFDEIHAAGNTVILVTHEEDIAEHAHRIIRLRDGIIESDTRKEVVSSE; encoded by the coding sequence ATGAGCAAGAAGGTTATCGAAATTAGAAATATTATTCGAAATTTCCCTTTAGGGCAAGAAATTGTAAAAGTGCTTAAAGGTATCGATCTGGATATTGATCGTGGTGAATATGTAGCATTCATGGGGCCTTCGGGATCGGGAAAATCAACTTTAATGAACTTATTGGGTTGTTTGGATACGCCTACCGGCGGTTCCTATATCTTAAATGGAAAAGATGTAAGTAAAATGACCGATAGTGAACTGGCGGAAGTACGGAACAAAGAAATTGGGTTTGTATTCCAGACCTTTAACTTGCTACCAAGAACCACTGCTTTAGATAATGTCGCGCTTCCCATGATTTATGCCGGCGCCTCTAAAGCCGACCGTAAAAAAAGGGCTGAAGAAGTTTTAACAAATGTGGGGCTCGGCGATCGTATGGATCATAAACCCAATCAACTTTCAGGAGGACAACGGCAACGTGTAGCTGTTGGACGGGCTTTAGTCAATAAACCTTCGATAATTCTTGCCGATGAACCAACGGGAAACCTGGATTCTAAAACCTCTGTAGAAATCATGAATCTTTTTGATGAAATCCACGCCGCGGGGAATACCGTTATTTTAGTTACGCACGAAGAAGATATTGCAGAACATGCTCATAGGATTATTCGCTTACGTGACGGAATTATTGAAAGTGATACCAGGAAAGAAGTAGTGAGTAGTGAGTAG
- a CDS encoding glycosyltransferase family 2 protein, whose protein sequence is MKTLSILVPAYNEENTIIEVLNELKHLKLDYNISTEILVIDDCSKDNTVKLVKSFIADNKDVNINLLEQAMNKGKGAALHKGIANCKGDFIIVQDADLEYDPNEFNILLKPVMQGKGDVVYGSRFMGGNAHRILFFWHTIGNKFLTLLSNAFTNLNLTDMETCYKLFRADILKSLELKEERFGFEPEVTAKMSRWPDVRIYEVGISYYGRTYKEGKKINWKDGFRALWCVLKYNTISK, encoded by the coding sequence TTGAAAACTTTATCCATTTTAGTTCCTGCATATAACGAGGAGAATACTATAATTGAAGTGTTAAATGAGCTTAAGCATCTTAAGTTGGATTATAATATTAGTACAGAAATTTTAGTTATAGATGATTGCTCCAAGGATAATACGGTGAAACTGGTTAAATCATTTATAGCCGACAACAAGGATGTAAATATAAACCTTCTCGAACAAGCTATGAATAAAGGTAAAGGAGCGGCTTTACATAAGGGTATAGCAAATTGTAAAGGAGATTTTATTATTGTACAGGATGCCGATTTGGAGTATGATCCAAATGAATTTAATATCTTATTGAAACCTGTAATGCAGGGAAAGGGAGATGTAGTTTATGGCTCTAGGTTTATGGGGGGCAATGCTCATCGTATATTGTTTTTCTGGCACACAATAGGAAATAAATTTCTTACCCTTTTAAGCAATGCTTTTACCAACCTGAATCTTACGGATATGGAAACGTGCTATAAATTATTTAGAGCAGATATTCTTAAGAGTTTGGAACTTAAAGAAGAACGATTTGGCTTTGAACCTGAAGTTACTGCTAAAATGAGTAGATGGCCAGATGTTCGAATATATGAGGTTGGGATCTCTTATTACGGAAGAACGTATAAGGAGGGAAAGAAAATAAATTGGAAAGACGGTTTTAGAGCTTTGTGGTGTGTGTTGAAATATAATACAATATCAAAGTAA
- a CDS encoding glycosyltransferase family 39 protein: protein MNAKKVIPFFLAVITLFILIYNFRVAEKEKYKTYGDALDYVHLAVSVLKTGNYGHLDLEYGDLLKDFKSGDINNKDYAFKTYSTWRPPFWPYIIASIFFLFGFKLTYLIIFKILLHVLGCFLFFRTLKNLRFDYWPIVISVFLYAVSPSWQIYSRVFLSEPITLFLFTTFLYFITQKKALKSNKKIIQIAIVGGLIIVCHPYFLFFPFLAFLFLLVFKQINFRSFIVGGIFMLILPLSWVLRNCLVLETNSLLLTTSTGAVMAKGWNKGVLKLHNNVNGDLADETLVLLHYEKQENYENNEVGKMQLYKDATANFIKTNKKLILPIIFKKLKSAFNPLAEHSKAGVLEKGRVLYHVLGFLAMIFVLFLKNKITRVLSLTLIFSTICITIITYSGFRFRVPQSALELFFLAFVIQFIYIKFFRTSNRVTI from the coding sequence ATGAATGCTAAAAAAGTAATTCCATTTTTTTTAGCTGTTATAACTCTATTTATTTTAATTTATAATTTTAGAGTAGCTGAAAAAGAAAAATATAAAACATATGGGGATGCCTTAGATTATGTCCATCTCGCAGTATCAGTTTTGAAAACTGGAAATTATGGGCATCTAGACTTAGAATATGGAGATTTATTAAAAGACTTTAAGTCAGGGGATATAAATAATAAAGATTATGCCTTTAAAACATATAGCACCTGGCGCCCCCCATTTTGGCCGTATATTATAGCTTCTATATTTTTTCTTTTTGGGTTTAAATTGACCTATCTTATAATATTTAAAATATTATTGCATGTTTTGGGTTGCTTTTTGTTTTTTAGAACTCTCAAAAATCTTCGTTTTGACTATTGGCCAATTGTAATATCAGTGTTTTTATACGCTGTAAGCCCAAGCTGGCAAATCTATAGTCGTGTTTTTCTTTCTGAACCTATAACACTATTTCTATTTACTACTTTTTTATACTTTATAACTCAAAAAAAAGCATTAAAATCAAATAAAAAAATAATCCAAATCGCTATAGTAGGAGGACTAATCATTGTCTGTCACCCTTATTTTTTATTTTTTCCATTTTTAGCATTTCTTTTTCTTTTAGTTTTTAAACAAATTAATTTCAGAAGTTTTATTGTTGGAGGAATTTTCATGCTCATCCTTCCGTTAAGTTGGGTGTTGAGAAATTGCTTGGTTTTGGAAACAAACTCATTGTTATTAACTACATCTACCGGTGCAGTTATGGCTAAAGGCTGGAATAAAGGTGTATTAAAGCTGCATAATAATGTGAATGGAGATTTAGCTGATGAAACCTTGGTTCTACTTCATTACGAGAAACAAGAAAATTATGAAAATAATGAGGTTGGAAAAATGCAATTATACAAAGATGCTACGGCAAACTTTATTAAAACTAATAAGAAATTAATTTTACCAATAATTTTTAAAAAATTGAAAAGCGCGTTCAATCCTTTAGCAGAACATAGCAAAGCAGGTGTATTAGAAAAAGGTAGAGTTCTTTATCATGTTTTAGGTTTTTTAGCCATGATTTTCGTTCTCTTTTTAAAGAACAAAATCACTAGAGTCCTGTCTTTAACCCTAATTTTTTCTACCATTTGTATTACAATAATTACATATTCAGGTTTTAGATTTAGAGTGCCACAATCTGCATTAGAATTATTTTTTTTAGCCTTTGTAATTCAATTTATTTACATAAAGTTCTTTCGTACAAGTAATAGAGTTACAATCTAA
- a CDS encoding O-methyltransferase: MHQLKAYIKFLFSSQNQHGLHSPFVYDLVTNCFYDKKKYPEYTKIRNYKTELLTNQTEIEVTDFGAGSRIFKSNHRTVSKIAKVAGITSKKAKFLFRITQYLQLKNCLELGTSLGIASAAIASAEKARLITVEGCPETAKIARQHFEKFGLKNIDLKIGEFQHYLPDFINSEKLDLIYFDGNHQKAATLQYFEILLPTAHNDSVFIFDDIHLSEEMEEAWKEIKKHPKVQVTIDTFYLGLVFFRREQAKQDFTIRL; the protein is encoded by the coding sequence TTGCACCAATTAAAAGCTTATATAAAATTCCTTTTTTCGTCACAAAACCAACACGGCTTACACTCTCCTTTTGTTTACGATTTGGTGACCAACTGCTTTTACGATAAAAAAAAATATCCGGAATATACCAAAATTAGGAATTACAAAACCGAGCTCTTAACTAACCAAACAGAAATTGAAGTAACCGATTTTGGTGCCGGTAGCCGAATTTTTAAAAGCAATCATAGAACGGTTTCTAAAATCGCTAAAGTAGCCGGAATCACTTCAAAAAAAGCAAAATTCTTATTCAGGATCACTCAATATCTTCAGTTGAAGAATTGTTTGGAACTTGGCACCAGCCTGGGAATTGCCTCTGCAGCCATTGCTTCCGCTGAAAAAGCAAGATTGATTACGGTTGAAGGTTGCCCGGAAACCGCAAAGATCGCCCGGCAGCATTTCGAGAAATTCGGCCTAAAAAATATTGATCTCAAGATTGGTGAATTTCAGCACTATTTACCTGATTTCATAAATTCGGAAAAACTCGATTTAATTTACTTCGACGGTAATCATCAAAAAGCCGCTACCCTTCAGTATTTCGAAATATTGCTACCCACAGCGCATAATGATTCGGTTTTTATTTTTGACGATATTCACCTTTCCGAAGAAATGGAAGAGGCCTGGAAAGAAATTAAGAAACATCCTAAAGTGCAGGTGACGATCGACACTTTTTATTTAGGCCTGGTATTCTTCCGCAGGGAACAGGCAAAACAAGATTTTACAATTAGATTGTAA
- a CDS encoding ABC-F family ATP-binding cassette domain-containing protein, which translates to MNYLSVENIAKSYGERVLFTNISFGINEGQKVGFVAKNGTGKTSLLNILAGFDTPDEGNVVYRKNIKTAFLPQEPDLNPNLTVEQTIFSSENETLEIIKRYEAALEDPSDTEAYQKAFEDMEAAQAWDFETQYKQILFQLKLEDLQKEVKNLSGGQKKRLALANMLLQKPDFIIMDEPTNHLDLDMIEWLEEFFRKENFTIFMVTHDRYFLERVCNEIVELDEGQLYTYKGNYSYYLDKKESRIELENTNTEKAKQLFKKELDWMRRQPKARTTKSKSRIDDFHEIKDRASKRRKDHEVQLEINMERLGSKMVELHNISKSFENKTLFENFDYNFQKGERAGIIGKNGTGKSTFLNILTGEIKPDTGKVVVGETIKFGYYTQRGIEVKPGQKVIDVIREFGDYIPLKKGRQISAQQLLERFLFDRKKQYDFVEKLSGGEKKRLYLCTVLIQNPNFLILDEPTNDLDIVTLNVLESFLLDYPGCLLVVSHDRYFMDKIVDHLFVFPGNQQIEDFPGNYSDYRAYEGSIATSEEKNETSEKTTKSDWKDNSTGSKLSYNEQKEYQKLEKEIAKLEKKKEEVQKKFLEEMSGEEIDNTSLALKDIEKQIETKTERWFELMEKMES; encoded by the coding sequence GTGAATTACCTTTCTGTTGAAAATATTGCGAAGTCCTACGGCGAGCGTGTTTTATTTACGAATATCTCCTTCGGAATTAATGAGGGGCAAAAAGTTGGCTTTGTAGCTAAAAATGGTACGGGAAAAACTTCCCTGCTAAATATTCTGGCCGGATTTGATACGCCAGATGAAGGAAATGTGGTCTATCGTAAAAATATTAAAACTGCGTTTTTACCGCAGGAACCCGACCTAAATCCTAATTTAACGGTAGAGCAAACCATTTTCTCTTCGGAAAACGAAACGCTTGAAATCATAAAACGTTACGAAGCTGCCCTGGAAGATCCATCAGATACTGAAGCTTATCAAAAAGCTTTTGAGGACATGGAAGCTGCACAGGCCTGGGATTTTGAAACTCAGTATAAACAGATCTTATTTCAGCTTAAACTGGAAGATTTACAAAAAGAAGTAAAAAACCTTTCCGGAGGGCAAAAAAAGCGACTGGCCTTAGCCAATATGCTGCTACAAAAACCTGATTTTATAATCATGGATGAGCCTACCAACCATCTTGACCTGGATATGATTGAATGGCTGGAAGAATTCTTTAGGAAAGAGAATTTTACCATTTTCATGGTAACTCACGATCGCTATTTCCTGGAGCGGGTGTGTAATGAGATTGTAGAACTGGATGAAGGCCAGCTTTATACCTACAAAGGAAATTATTCCTATTATTTAGATAAAAAAGAATCCAGGATTGAACTGGAAAACACCAATACCGAAAAGGCGAAACAGCTTTTTAAAAAAGAACTGGATTGGATGCGCCGCCAGCCTAAAGCGCGTACCACAAAATCGAAATCAAGAATCGATGATTTTCACGAAATAAAGGATCGTGCTTCTAAACGACGTAAAGACCACGAGGTGCAACTGGAAATTAATATGGAACGATTGGGCAGTAAAATGGTCGAACTCCATAACATTTCCAAGAGTTTCGAAAACAAAACACTTTTCGAAAATTTTGATTATAACTTCCAGAAAGGAGAACGCGCCGGGATTATAGGTAAAAACGGTACCGGAAAATCGACATTTTTAAATATTCTTACCGGCGAAATAAAGCCAGATACCGGGAAAGTCGTAGTAGGCGAAACCATTAAATTTGGTTATTACACCCAACGCGGTATCGAAGTTAAACCAGGGCAGAAAGTAATCGATGTGATTCGTGAATTTGGGGATTACATTCCGCTAAAAAAGGGAAGGCAAATTTCTGCGCAGCAATTATTAGAGCGTTTTCTTTTCGATCGTAAAAAGCAGTATGATTTTGTAGAAAAGCTTAGTGGTGGCGAAAAAAAACGATTGTATTTGTGTACCGTTTTGATTCAAAACCCAAACTTTTTAATCCTGGATGAACCTACCAATGATCTGGATATTGTTACCCTTAATGTTTTAGAAAGCTTTCTTTTAGATTACCCGGGATGTTTATTGGTCGTTTCCCACGATCGTTATTTTATGGATAAAATCGTAGATCATCTTTTTGTTTTCCCTGGAAATCAACAAATCGAAGATTTCCCTGGAAATTATTCAGATTATCGTGCCTATGAAGGGAGTATTGCTACTTCAGAAGAAAAAAACGAAACCTCAGAAAAGACTACTAAAAGCGATTGGAAAGACAATAGTACGGGATCTAAACTGAGTTACAACGAACAAAAAGAATATCAAAAATTAGAAAAGGAAATTGCTAAGCTCGAAAAGAAAAAAGAAGAAGTTCAGAAAAAGTTTCTTGAAGAGATGAGCGGAGAAGAAATCGACAATACCTCTTTAGCCTTAAAAGACATTGAAAAACAAATCGAAACCAAAACCGAACGATGGTTCGAGCTGATGGAGAAAATGGAGAGTTAG
- a CDS encoding polysaccharide biosynthesis/export family protein, which yields MQRYLVFLVLSLLLLSTSCISTKKLSYLQEEKASVDSIVEVHRLNKPYRVQVGDLLSIRVKALDQDIVGMFNPIDEGNVNATGEERMYYDGFSVDEHGNIRVPTLGEVNVMGYTVEEIRERIEERLLSEYFKQEANIFVTVKLAGIRYTTIGEIGAGSNVLYKERVTIMEAIANAGGISDVGNREDVKILRQYPHGEEVHHIDLTNLDAVKSEYYYIQPNDLIIVDPLPQKSLGAGTTGIESFRTIGTVISLISTSILLFTRF from the coding sequence ATGCAGAGATATTTAGTATTCTTAGTGCTTTCACTTTTATTATTGTCGACCTCGTGTATTTCTACAAAAAAGTTATCTTATTTACAGGAAGAGAAAGCTAGTGTGGATAGTATCGTTGAAGTTCACCGTTTAAATAAACCTTATCGTGTGCAGGTAGGGGATCTTCTGAGTATACGAGTAAAAGCTTTAGATCAGGACATTGTGGGGATGTTTAACCCTATAGATGAAGGTAATGTTAATGCTACAGGAGAAGAAAGAATGTACTATGATGGTTTTTCTGTAGACGAACATGGTAATATTCGAGTACCTACTTTAGGTGAAGTAAATGTAATGGGCTATACAGTTGAAGAAATTAGGGAGCGAATAGAAGAGCGACTTTTATCTGAATATTTTAAGCAAGAGGCTAATATTTTTGTTACCGTTAAATTGGCAGGAATACGCTATACGACTATAGGAGAGATAGGTGCCGGTAGTAATGTTTTGTATAAAGAACGTGTTACTATTATGGAAGCTATTGCAAATGCAGGGGGGATAAGTGATGTAGGGAATCGGGAAGATGTCAAAATTTTACGGCAATATCCGCATGGGGAAGAAGTACATCATATCGATCTTACAAATTTGGATGCCGTAAAAAGCGAATATTATTATATTCAACCAAACGATCTAATTATTGTAGATCCATTACCGCAAAAATCATTGGGTGCGGGAACTACAGGGATAGAAAGTTTTAGAACCATAGGAACCGTAATCTCTTTAATATCAACATCAATATTACTTTTTACAAGATTTTAG
- a CDS encoding polysaccharide biosynthesis tyrosine autokinase, with amino-acid sequence MAHEEDHISDVGSTFDFKGFVLKVISYWKLILFSITVSLAVAYYNNVRKLPVYRLENLISIKDDQNPFFTSNTSLTFNWGGTSDKVNTAITILGSRTHNEEVVERLGFYIDYKEDGEYQRVDAYGSTPFEVIADTSKFQAIGIDYTVQIVDDEHFNISAAIPNNFTVQSYGSKEKEGRNIGETAFNKQFQFGEKINTPFLNAVIARNDNALQQGEKFYISFLNFDSAVSRYKNVAVKPESNGASVLQLAQTGNNKARIVDYLNGSVKVLSDNMLARKNLFATKTIAFIDSSLNVKSRELRLVENELNSYKNDNEILDISAESRQLSSKLLELDSRKEEIERQLSYYRTLKTYLETRTDYSNIPAPSVAGISEGSISSAVARLITLAEERSNYQYSLKEGAPIFADIDRQINSVKSVLLENINSSRGLLEQEIRDVNGRISNAEKQIRELPKEEQDLLKIQRKYNISESTYNLFLEKRNEAGLIKAANVSDVLIIDKAKDIGGGKIGPNTQLNYVMAVMVGGVIPLTFVFLLVFLNTNIHNAQEVERLSPIPILGMIGKSKMDSSLAVFESPKSSISEGFRGLRSSLQFMYKKQGVEGAKTLLITSSVSGEGKTFCAMNMATVFAMSERKTILVGLDLRKPKIFDDFGLNNDLGVSNYLIQDATSKEVIQHSKIPYLDVITAGPVPPNPSELLMNDQMEVLIKELRENYDYIILDTPPIGLVADALNLVKHTDATIYMVRQDYTKRGMLESINQKYAKGEIKNISFVLNHFVHRAKYGYGYGYGYGYGYGYGYGYGYNRYNNGYGEAPSKLSQLKRSWRKIKQKFE; translated from the coding sequence ATGGCGCATGAAGAAGATCACATATCAGATGTTGGTTCCACCTTCGATTTTAAGGGCTTTGTTCTTAAAGTTATAAGTTACTGGAAGCTTATTTTATTCTCTATTACGGTAAGTCTGGCAGTAGCTTATTATAATAATGTGCGAAAGTTACCGGTTTATCGCTTAGAGAATTTAATTTCTATAAAAGATGATCAAAATCCATTTTTTACCAGTAACACCAGTTTGACGTTTAACTGGGGTGGAACTTCAGATAAAGTAAATACGGCTATAACAATTTTAGGGTCCAGAACACATAATGAAGAAGTCGTAGAGCGGCTGGGATTTTATATAGATTACAAAGAGGATGGTGAGTATCAAAGAGTAGATGCCTATGGTAGCACCCCTTTTGAGGTTATAGCAGATACCAGCAAGTTTCAGGCTATTGGTATAGATTATACCGTTCAGATTGTAGACGATGAACATTTTAATATTTCGGCTGCTATTCCAAATAATTTTACGGTTCAGTCTTATGGATCAAAAGAAAAGGAAGGAAGAAATATTGGGGAAACAGCATTCAATAAGCAATTTCAGTTTGGTGAAAAAATCAACACTCCATTTCTAAATGCGGTTATTGCGCGTAATGACAATGCTTTACAACAAGGTGAAAAATTTTATATTAGTTTTTTAAATTTTGATTCGGCGGTGTCCAGATATAAAAATGTTGCGGTAAAGCCAGAATCTAATGGAGCTTCCGTATTACAATTGGCTCAAACGGGCAATAATAAGGCAAGAATAGTCGATTATCTAAATGGCTCGGTAAAAGTACTTAGTGATAATATGCTTGCCAGAAAAAATCTTTTTGCGACTAAAACTATTGCCTTTATCGATAGTAGCTTAAATGTAAAGTCCAGAGAATTAAGATTGGTAGAAAATGAGTTGAATTCTTATAAAAATGATAATGAGATTTTGGATATTTCGGCTGAAAGTCGACAATTATCATCTAAACTACTTGAATTAGACTCCAGAAAAGAAGAAATCGAACGCCAGTTATCGTATTATAGAACGCTGAAAACGTATCTTGAAACTCGTACTGATTATTCCAATATCCCCGCACCATCTGTAGCAGGAATAAGTGAAGGAAGTATTTCATCGGCAGTAGCCAGGTTGATTACGCTGGCTGAAGAACGTAGTAATTACCAGTATAGTTTGAAAGAAGGCGCTCCTATTTTTGCTGATATCGACCGACAGATAAATAGTGTAAAGTCGGTTTTACTCGAAAATATAAATAGTTCACGAGGTCTTTTAGAACAAGAGATCAGGGATGTGAACGGACGTATTTCGAATGCAGAAAAGCAAATACGGGAATTACCAAAGGAAGAACAGGATTTACTTAAAATTCAACGTAAATACAATATTAGTGAAAGTACCTATAATCTTTTTTTAGAAAAGCGAAATGAAGCCGGACTGATAAAGGCGGCGAATGTGAGTGATGTACTTATCATAGACAAAGCAAAAGATATTGGAGGTGGAAAGATAGGACCCAATACCCAGTTAAATTATGTAATGGCCGTCATGGTTGGGGGAGTTATTCCGTTGACCTTTGTGTTTTTACTGGTGTTTTTAAATACTAATATTCATAATGCGCAAGAGGTAGAGCGATTATCACCTATTCCTATTTTAGGAATGATAGGTAAAAGTAAAATGGATAGTAGCCTGGCGGTTTTTGAAAGTCCCAAATCCTCGATTTCTGAAGGGTTTAGGGGGCTAAGGTCTAGTTTACAGTTTATGTATAAAAAGCAGGGAGTAGAAGGTGCAAAAACATTATTGATTACCTCTTCAGTTTCGGGAGAAGGGAAAACCTTTTGCGCGATGAACATGGCAACGGTATTTGCGATGAGTGAGCGGAAAACAATCCTGGTAGGACTTGATTTACGGAAACCGAAAATCTTTGATGATTTCGGATTGAATAATGATCTTGGAGTAAGTAATTATTTAATACAGGATGCCACCTCTAAAGAAGTTATTCAGCACAGTAAGATTCCCTATTTAGATGTTATTACTGCCGGGCCGGTGCCTCCGAATCCATCAGAGCTATTAATGAACGACCAGATGGAAGTTCTTATAAAGGAACTTCGTGAAAACTATGATTACATTATTTTAGATACACCACCTATTGGCTTAGTTGCTGATGCTTTAAATTTAGTGAAGCATACAGATGCTACCATTTATATGGTGAGACAGGATTATACCAAAAGAGGTATGTTAGAGTCAATTAATCAGAAATATGCAAAGGGAGAAATAAAAAACATCAGTTTTGTATTAAACCACTTTGTGCATAGGGCAAAGTATGGTTACGGCTATGGTTACGGCTATGGCTATGGTTATGGTTATGGTTATGGTTATGGTTATAATCGTTATAATAATGGTTACGGAGAAGCGCCATCAAAATTATCTCAGCTTAAAAGATCGTGGAGAAAAATTAAGCAGAAGTTTGAGTAG
- a CDS encoding four helix bundle protein: protein MDHKDLEVWKKSMELVEVTYKISANFPVSEMYGLTNQLRRASVSVVSNIAEGSGRNSDKELLYFLNVSLGSLAEVETQFEIAYRLNFISDVDDTFQLITETRKLLIGFRSYIKNRQITNH from the coding sequence ATGGATCATAAGGATTTGGAAGTGTGGAAAAAAAGTATGGAACTGGTGGAGGTTACTTATAAAATTTCTGCCAATTTTCCTGTTAGTGAAATGTATGGTTTAACAAATCAGCTTAGAAGGGCATCAGTTTCAGTTGTTTCAAATATAGCTGAAGGATCTGGTAGGAATAGTGATAAGGAATTACTCTATTTTTTGAATGTATCCTTAGGATCTCTAGCTGAAGTTGAAACTCAATTTGAAATAGCATATAGACTTAATTTTATCTCGGATGTAGACGATACATTCCAACTAATAACTGAAACTAGGAAATTATTAATTGGTTTTAGAAGTTATATAAAGAATCGCCAAATCACTAATCACTAA
- a CDS encoding ABC transporter permease, whose translation MNDNWLYEISPKRKLINLNFQEIWRYRDLLILFVKRDITTVYKQTILGPLWFFIQPLFTSVIYTLVFNNIASVSTGNVPNFLFNLTGITAWNYFNQCFTSTSNTFNQNAALFGKVYFPRVIVPLSKVIAGLVKFGIQILILIVFYCYFIYQGSSVAPNSNLILFPVYVLLMALIGLGFGMIISAMTTKYRDLTVLIGFATSLLVYISAVPYPLSQVEAKMPDIAWIVRLNPLTQIIEGFRYMILDEGIFNLGSFLYTVGISIMLFIIGLIIFNKTEKNFIDTV comes from the coding sequence ATGAATGATAATTGGTTATATGAAATTTCGCCGAAGCGAAAATTAATTAATCTTAATTTTCAGGAAATTTGGCGTTATAGGGACTTGTTGATTTTGTTCGTAAAGCGTGATATCACAACAGTTTACAAACAAACTATACTTGGTCCGCTTTGGTTTTTTATTCAACCTTTGTTTACTTCGGTTATTTATACCCTGGTGTTCAATAATATTGCTAGTGTTTCGACGGGGAATGTTCCAAATTTCTTATTTAACTTAACCGGAATCACAGCATGGAATTATTTTAATCAATGTTTTACGAGTACTTCTAATACCTTTAATCAAAATGCGGCGTTATTTGGAAAGGTGTATTTTCCCCGGGTTATTGTACCATTGAGTAAAGTGATTGCTGGTTTAGTGAAGTTCGGAATTCAGATTCTTATTCTAATTGTGTTCTATTGCTATTTTATTTATCAAGGAAGTTCAGTTGCTCCTAATTCTAATCTTATTTTATTCCCTGTATATGTCTTATTAATGGCGCTTATAGGATTGGGCTTTGGAATGATTATTTCCGCAATGACTACAAAGTATCGAGATCTTACCGTTTTAATAGGTTTTGCCACATCTTTATTAGTGTATATATCGGCTGTTCCATATCCATTAAGCCAGGTGGAAGCAAAGATGCCAGATATTGCCTGGATCGTTCGTTTAAATCCTTTAACGCAGATTATAGAGGGATTTCGATATATGATTTTAGATGAAGGGATTTTTAATTTAGGTTCGTTTCTGTATACCGTAGGAATAAGTATCATGCTTTTTATCATCGGCTTAATAATATTTAATAAAACGGAAAAGAATTTTATAGATACGGTATAA